Within Dermacentor albipictus isolate Rhodes 1998 colony chromosome 3, USDA_Dalb.pri_finalv2, whole genome shotgun sequence, the genomic segment ggcatctcaccttgtgagtgtctagcagaggcaagcgcggctgcttatataccgccgcgacgccgcgagcgacggcgcgagttggagccccgtttctcctctgtcgtgacgtcacggtttcacgtggtattgaaggcgacaccgccgtgcctgaggagctgggttgagctctagtaatatgcttcgcataaaaattggaggacgcttaagctttgccttcaagagtggaacgcgacagcgttcccgtcgacccgtcaagggatgtaagacaatgggctacggcgcagcgatcacttacgaggcgccccgcatcggacgcggtgagcgtcgagcaacggagcgttcggcgcggcaacgaaacgtgcgcctgagcaagcggaacgaaccaaagaactcggtgtctcggagccctggggaaacgatgcacgccagccaaacgtcgtgatcggcacggggagagagatagacagatagtgatctgaagaatggaaggacgcttgattctgcaaccagtgagggagcaaggagaaacgtcgtcaggggagaggagTACGGGTCGCGACGCACCTCGCACCTGTCCACCTGTCCCCGCGCAACCCCAAtgtgcgcgtggcgcgccacttgtcggggcagcgccgtacattgagaggagggggtcttatgtgtttgccacaagatggctctgcgtgtgcagaaagcgctgaagaaatgtagcagaaacgcacttcgctactcgtgtaactgcgacttctgtaagttacatgttcataattaccgatacacaccgcagtataactttctacggctcgtttctaaggcaacaccgcattcactagaggcgcttttgcaccgctttgaagcatcgaactcgtggctgagtggattctacttccggctaccgttcggtACGGACGTCGAATGTCGCGCTCCGTAGGGGCGGTGTTTGCGGCTATGCcaagccgcggaaacaggatGCCTGCGTCCGTTGAACAGGGATACCATGTTGTTTTGCCACCACTGCCTACAGGTTCGTGTGTTTTAAACACAGTTTTTCTTCATGGTGACGTGAAAGCGAGGCCATTCCGTGTCGAAGATTTTCGCGACACGCTGGCTCATCTGAAATTGCTCCCCGAGGTGGTCGCCTTGGGGGCTTTCCAGATgaaccacgtctgggcggtgacgTTCGAGAGTGCAGAGGCGACAAAGAAAATGCTGAAGTATACGGAAGTTCAAGTCAAGGAACGACGATGTTTGGTTGTGGATCCACACAACCGAGATGTCCGGGTTAAACTCCACTGGTTGCTGCACAATGTGCACGACGAAGACGTACACGCGGCGTTTGCTCCATACGGGAAAGTCAACGACGTCCAGAAAGAGCAATGGCGTGTACCAGGCATCACGGACAAAGGGTCGTCTATGCGTACAGTGACCCTCAAGCTGAAGCCAGGTGTGACACGTGATGATCTACCGCATCAGCTACGAGTAGCAGGCATAATGGCGCTAGTGGTCGTGCCAGGTCGTGCTCCACTGTGTCTTCGGTGCAACCGTACGGGGCACATCAGGCGCGAGTGCCGCGTGCCACGTTGCTCTGTGTGTCAACGCTTCGGCCACGAAGAAAGTCAGTGCGTGCGCACGTATGCAAACATTGCGGGACCATCGAGAAGTGAGGAAGTCGTCAACGAGCACCTCATGGACGAAGTCGACGCAGAGGAAAGTGCTAGTGCGTCGAGACCATCTCTGGCGCCACTTTCAAAGAAAGACCCAGCCATAAATTCTACGAAACGAGATGTAGAGCAGGTTGCGAGTGAAGCCATACCGACATCTGGAAAGACAACATCAGCTAAGGACGCTGAAACAAGTAATGACGCAAGTACAAGCAAGCAACCCTCCGTAGCAACGAGTGAGGACGATTCAAGCGTAATGGACACTacggaaaccagcaaagcagctgcagcggccaaAAGAACGCACGAAGAAAGTACCGGCGAAGAGCAGAATGCGAGCACTCAAAGTGTGGGCGAACCACCTGTGAAGACAGCAACTGGTCGGAGGCCAACCTTTAGACCAACGCCAACCATACCGCCGGACAGAAAGGCGGCGGCGACGCAGCGGACTTAACTGGTCGTGCGTTCGCGTGTTTTTGCCCgtgccgggaggggggggggagggtaggggGTGGTGGAAAATGCTGCTACTTCTGATCTGCCAATGGAAGACCAGTCAACAGTGCAGGCTGAACGCAGACTCGCCACGGTAATGTGAGTGATCCTTCGTCACTGACGAGACGGCAAATTTATTGGTATCTATCGGGCTTGATCTCTTCACCGTAGAAATGGCGATACGCATTGAAACACCCTTACGCGTAGGCACGATTAACGTGCGGGGACTTACGGCAAAGAAGAAGCAGTACCAGCTTAATCGCCTGTTCATCGAAAATAATCTGGACATTATTGCTGTACAAGAGACAAAAATAGAAACTGAGGAAGGGACCGAACGCCTAGTCCAAACGTTCATGTCTAGATATTATGTGTGCGTTTCTCATGCTGTTGGTAGAGCAGGGGGCTGTGTGCTCTTTCTACGCAATAATATTGGTATAAATGTGGAAAATGTATTTAGTGATGATTCCGGGCGTATTATAATGTGCGATTTTATGTTTTGCAATATCAAGTTCCGCGCTATCTGTGTTTACGCGCCGAATAGAATAGCCGAGCGCAAGGTTTTTTTTGAAAGCGTGGAATGCCACTTGAGGTGTGAGAGAACCATGGTCATGATGGGAGATTTCAACTGTGTCTGCAAAGTGGAAGACAGAGCCCGTAATCTGTCTCGTCTCGAAGGCAGTGCGCTCCTCTTGGCAACACTCGTTGAAGAACATAGTTTAGAGGACATAGGCGACGTTTTAGCCAATAATGATACACCTCGGTTCACTCATTTTCAAGGGGACAGCCATGCCAGACTAGATCGTGTCTATGTTTCTGGGGAAGCGTTGCCATTGTGCAGTGATTATGAAGTCAAACATGTTTTTTTTAGCGACCACAGTTTGGTCCGTTTTTCGCTTGGTCCAAAGAAGCCGTCAAGCTTCAACTGGGGTCTTTGGAAATTCAATGAAAAATTGCTGCAGGACgaaatatttattaaaaaaattcaagatagCATTCAAGAGCTGTTATCGGGTGCTCACAGTGACTGCATGGAAAGGTGGGAGtgttttaagcaagaaacaaAGTTAATAGCCATAGAAAGGTCCAGCGTTTTACAccaccaagaaaaaagaaatgaaatagaattaCAAAGTGAGCTCAACTTTTATTTAAACATGGAAAGCATCCGTCCTGGTTGTTTCGCTAAAAAAATACAGCGAACGAAAGCACAGTTGGAACTTGTCGATAAGGAAAAATATCGGGGCGCAATCattcgcgcacgcgcagaacaTCTATGGTGCGGAGAACAACCTACAAAGCGCTCTTTTTCGGATGAAAAAAGTTATGCCTCACGAAAGGAGATAAATGCGATAACATACCGTAATGAAATAGTACGTGATAAGAAAACCATCCAACTTGCCTTTGTAGATTATTACAGCGAACTCTTAGGACATGAAACGCAATGCGAACAGGGGTTCGAAAATGATTTCTTACACCTTTTGCCAAGTCTAGATGATGAACAACGAAATAGATTAGAAATGCCAATAAGCATCAAGGAAATAGAGCAGGCTATAGATGATCTGAGCCCTGGGAaaacgccaggacctgatggactGAGTGGATCATTCTATAAAGCTTTCAAAACAGATATAGCTGCAGCTCTTTATTACGTTATCACAGAAGCCTATGAAAAGCGGGTACTGCCACCGTCATTTCGCGAGAGTCATATTGTCCTGATACCCAAAACTACCGATCCCTCATCGCTCCTATCCGTGCGAGCCTATCGACCAATCAGCTTAACAAACTCAGACTATAAGATATACACTAAAGTTTTGGGCAGAAGGCTACAGAGTATAATAACACAATTGATAGGGccacatcaaacatgtggcattaagGGGAGGTCAATAACTACAAACGTACACGTAGCAAGAACAGTACTTGAGCACTGCGATGACTTTTCTGGTAGGGTGGCCATGTTACAATTGGACCTAGAAAAAGCGTTCGATAGAGTGacacacacaattcttttcaatgtTTTGGAGCACGTGAATGTGGGAACAATCTTAACAGAAGGGATCAGAATGTGCTATGCAGGCGTTTCCACAAAGGTAATCGTTAATGGAACACTCTCTCCCAGCATTGCCGTCAGGTCTTCCGTAAGACAGGGATGTGGATTATCGCCTCTACTGTTTGCCCTATATCTCGAGCCACTGTGTCTAAAGATAATAAAAGAGAGCCATGTCCGGGGTTTTAGGGTCGGATACAGTGAGGTAAAACTGTTAGCATACGCGGATGACGTCGCTGTTTTTTGTGATGACAAGCAAAGTGTAAGCAATACCGTTAATGTTGTGACAAAGTATTGTAAAATGACGGGGAGTGCGATTAATTGGGGTAAGTCGATAGGGATATGGTAtggacaatgggaagacacgccttcactttttgaaaaaatgcagTGGACGAATAAGCCTACCAAGTATCTTGGGGTACCTCTGCAACACCACCAGGACACCAAAGATTATTGGCAAGGAGAGGTCGCAGAAATTAAGGCGAAAACGGCAAGGCTGGGTGGGAGAGAACTATCAATATTCACAAGAGCAACAGTGTGTAATGTATTTTTGGTGGCCAAAATTTGGTATGTTTTACAAGCATTGTGCGCATCAAGAGTcagcatacaaagaatacaccggCAGTTTGCCATCTTCATTTGGGGTTCCGTATGGGAGCGCTCTAGTCGCACTAATTTGTTCAGAACAGTGAAAAGTGGAGGCCTAGGGTTGGTTCATCTCTTTTTAAGACAAGTCGTGTCGAGATTTTTGTTCCTACGTGATCAAAAAGATACATTCTTGTGCACAGTCCTTCAAAGACGTTTGAGCAACGCGTTGCCTCAATTCGTTGTGTCCTCCGATTGCACCACAGGACCTAGGCTCAGAGgcttcctgcgagaagtcgtattagcctttgacttcctacatacgcgcttttcattgaattaccttgcatctgttaaacggaaaagactgtacaaagatttacttgatgtatcattgcctgtgcctgtctatcgttctatgtaccgcgttgaatccagtggaagaaatgtgctcaagcgagtgaaGCGGATGCCCATACGGTCATccgcaaaaacctttttcttccaattacacagtggaacgctcccagtgaagccatggctaagagaaaggggaatctttgtgccatggtctgtaaactgctcaagatgcaggcaaccagagacgattgagcatatctttcttgattgttcagatgcaatgttcttgtgggacatcctacaaagaacgttgaaaaaGGAATTACCGATAACACCGTACGGCATCCGCTTCTTGCCAACTGAGAACACAGATATGCCATGTGGCATgtttatggcaatatgtttacatagcctgtggaaaacaagaatggatgagcgccatgagaggcttgttattcatcctgcgagagagcatttcattgaaagcgtgctatatctgcgtgaagcttatagaacgagaacagaaccacccgaatggatgcatatattggatgaactagcggtaatcaagtgtttttaactattcgcaagagcccaagacggtcattgcttttaccattatgaagtgtatctgtttatgccgtatgtgtacgtcgaagaccggcaataaagaaaaaaaaactcgtggctgagtggtaacatctccgtctcacactccggagaccctggttcgattcccatccagcccgtcttgcaagttgctttttacttatgaagtgcctgccgggatttatcgctcacggccgcggacgccgatgacaccggcttttctgcgacacgagctccttaacgctatcgcgttaaaagctgTTTTGATACACTACATAATTAGGGTAACAAACCCTTCTCCTTAACAAGATACCATCCAATAGTGTTTACGAATTGCCTCTGTAAGCTTTGCGAAAAATGGTTAGTCGTCGTGTTCTACATTTTCTAGAATCTAGCAAACTGCTTGATCAGTGAaagtgtggttttagggaaggCCGGTCGGCAATTGACCACCTCGTAGGCAGTAGGGAAAATGTTCGCGATGTATTGCTTCGTAAACAATTATTTCTTTCGGTGTTCCTCTACATGGAGAACGCATAGGATACTACCTGGCGTTACGGAATATTGAGAGACCTTTCCGAAATCGGAATCTCTAGAAACATGTTTAACTTAATTGAAAGCTACCTTTCTAAGTGGATATTCCGTGTTAGAATTGGAAAGACTTTGTCCAGGCAATTCGTAGAGGAAACAGGAGTACCGCAAGGTTGCGTACTTAGCTGCGCTCTCTTTATTGTTAAAATAAATTCTTTGCATTCCTATATTCACTGAGGCTATTTCACTCAGCATATGTTGATGACGTGCAGATGCGATTCAAGTCATGTAACTTCCCCGTCTATGAGCGACAAGTTCATCTAGGCCTAAACAAACTGTCGAAGTAGGATGATGAGAACGGATTTAAGCAACCCTCAAAGGCGCTCCTGTGCCCTGTTTACAAGTAAAATATGCCTGGTCCCAGAGCTTACTCTTGAACTACATGGAGAACGGGTTCCTCTAAACTCGGAACACAAATTCTTGAGTATCATGCTAGACTCAAAGCTTACCTTCATTTCCCATGTCAAGCACATTAAAGGTAAAtgcctaaaaacagtgaataTCCTGAAGATACCGTCGTACACAACATGAAGtagtgacaggaaatgcctcacGAATTTGCACAAGAGCCTTATAGCCTCGCGTTTGGACTACGGTGCTGTAGTTTATCAATCTGCTACACCTAGCGCCCTCAAGTTGCTGGATACTGCGCcccatctaggtatccgcctcacgaccggtgccttcagaacaagtcccatacagTGCCTCTACGTAGAATCAAATGAGCTGTCTCTTGATCTGCGGAGGACATACTCTAGTTTGCTGTACTTTCTTAACGGAAGTTCATACTGTGAGCACCCATTCTATTCTAAGATAAACGATACATCTAGTACACCTCTTCACACCGGCCATCTGTCAGAGAGTCCTTCTCACTGCGTGTAAAGAAATTGAGTGAATATGTCAGGGTTCCGTCCCCACACATCAAATAATGGCCTCTTTCGAAGCCATGGCCATGGCGAAGCCTCTTTCGCCATAGCTATGGCAGGAGATAAAGTGTGACATGTCATTTGTTGAAGTCAGCAAGCACGCTCTAGAGGTACACATTCTTTTGCACTTCCTTGAACTTCACTGAAAGTACTCGTGCCCACAATTTTACATAGGTGCATCGAAGTAACACTCCCGTGTTTCATATGCAGCTGCTGGTCCTTCATTTTTCAGAATCCAACGTCCTGCACCGGGAAACCATCATCTTCACTGCAGGACCTATGTAGTGATCACGGCTGTGAAACATATTAGAAAAACAAAGCTACCAAAATCCATTATATTCAAAGGCtgcttaagtgtagtgaaagCTTTAAAATCACTACACCAACATAGATATCCTATAATCAGTAGTATTTGCGCGCTGCTATGCGGAACCTATATAGCTAACGAACTCGTtgtaatatgctgggtgcctggccacagAGGCATCGAGCGAAATGTGGCAGTAGATGAATTAGCCTACGCCATACCAACGAAGGCTAACAGTCTATCGATATCAGTTCCTGCCACAGACCTGAAGCCATTTCTACACACAAAGCTCAGGAGCTATGGTTAACATTGTGGGATGCCGAAACATTGATAAAGTTCCACGTAATTAAACCCCACATAGGGAACTGGCCACCGCTATCAAAGTCACGACGATGTGATGTGCTCTTTTGTCGACcgagaatagggcacacatatgGTACCCATTCTTTTCTGTTACCTGGTGCTGAATCTCCCGAATGTGGTAGacgtggtgagaggctgaccgtcttccatgtcctgctggagtgtcgCGAAGCAGGACCTGAATGGAAAAACACGTCCCTCCAGCATACCAACAGCGTATCCTACCTTTATCCAGCAATACTCCTCGGTAAGGAACCGTTATTCAAGATAAGATCAGTTTTTGAGTTTTTCCTATGAAATACGCGTACTACATGTTAGCAGCGCAAATAATTCGTAGCGCGACGTCTCTTGAGAAGCCACCGTTGCATAGAGCACACCTCCAGGCCCTTACCTTTGAAGGGCCCTaatgaggcagtagtgctactgGGAGTGCCACATTTTAGTATATCACCTCTTCATAGCATAGGTTTTATTTTCGTCAAACGTATCATTGTACACCCTATGTATCACTTATCACTGTCACATTTTTACTTAAATGTATATCTTGTGCACCTTACAACGAATGTTTTAGGTCAGTTTACAGCCGTATCATATATACCCTGTGGCATTGACCATACGATCGACTAGATCATACCATTTTTTAATGCGCATTGGCCTTCCTTGGCCTTTCCGCCATAAAGTACCATTAATTATCACCATCGTCATTTACGGTTCGTCCTCTCCTTACAAAGTGAGCCTTTTAGACAGCATCCTTACCAAAATCGCTCGCACTTTGTCTTATGGAAGTCAGCTCCGTGATTCAGATCTTGAAAATAAAATGAGTCACTTTGAGACTCTGTTCGTTAAAAACGGAATATGTGTTTGATGTCATGAGTAAGCACTTCTCTAACTCTATATTCAAGGTTGATGTTATCACGGTACGTCCTTTGCTGAATTGTACAGTAATCGTTCTCCTTCTAGTTTACGCTCAATTTTGGAAAAGATCTCACGCCTGTTCTGTTAATCACTACTACAAAATGAGAGGAAAAATTTTAATGACACGAcatgctgagaggtcggcctgaagtACATTCCTCCAGCCAGCTACTCTGCGGTGGGGGaggggaagaggaaaggaaagaaggaagaaagaggcGCACGATAGGTGACTATGACGAGAGATGGAGGATGTAAGAACGTAAGAACACGCAGCAAGCAATTTGGACTCCTCAAAGCCTACAGTCCAGGCCGTTCTTTTTAAAAAGTAAAGTAAGGCCTGGATGgcttgaaactcgatttaacgttTGGCTACGTGCATAAAATAATGTCGTCCGACAGCGACGGGCTGTCGATACGCGTGAATTCGTTGCTCAACTTTTGACGCACTTCCATGTATACTAAGGACAGTCACACAATGCATGACCTATATGACCTATATTCTCATTCACATTGCACAGCTCGCAGTCTGGCAACTCGGTGCGTCACGGAAGGTGCACGTACTCGCGCATAAACGCCATCCCCCGCCTAAGTCTCTGCAGGATACTGGCACAGCTGCGTTAAATTTGGGGCGGTAGCTTAAATTTCAAGGTAGGGCGCAATCTTTGGAGTCTTCTGTGGCAGTTATCTGTAATGTCCCAGTGATTTTCTGTCGCTTTTCGGACgataattgaaagaaggcagttGGCATCCGCTCGTGAAAAAGGAATCGCAAGCAGTGGCTCTGGTTCTTCGAGCGCATTCTTCGCCTCGTCATCGGCCATTTCGTTGCCGTGTACACCACAGTGAATGGAAACCCGTTGAAATGCAATGCGGAGGCCGTTCTCTCCGCCAGAGTGTAGAGCTGGGCAGTTTGAACAGCCAATGCTCTGTAAGAGCTTTCTTTCGTTAGGACTCTAAGTACCTGCAGTACCTACTTGGCGCCACTGAAGACATTTCACacttgaggaggctgtcgcgaaaTATAGTGAGCTGCCTCTCTAAATGCCACTAGTTCCATGGATGTTGgtgtcgtcttgttatgcagactaAACCATCGAATAatttgatgcgcaggcacgacgaaagccgcacctgACGCATAGGACGAGAACGATCCATCTGTATATACCTTCATTGATAAGGCGTATTCTTTTGATATATAGTCCAAGTATAATATCTCTGAGGCCTGCGATatgtattcgcgatttttttggAATTCCGGAAATGAGGAGACGTTTTGGCATTGCATAGCTATGGGCGCATACGTGGAAAGTCAACAGGGGCAAAGTGTGATGATATGGCGGATTCTTGGCATTTGATGGCTGTCGAAAATGTGGAGCCCGGCCGCATTTCGGGAAGTGTCGATAAGGGGTGGCGTTGGTGACGGCAGAGCAGCCACAGGAATACTCGAACAGGTTCGAATTATAGAAAGGCAGGTACAGGGGTGACGCAAGCTTCGTCATTGTACTATAAGTTGAGGTGCAGCGTGGAACCCTATAaatgttttcagcatctgcgcctgggcactttccagcgtgCGCAAAATGACGGCCTCATccttgataaaactggcaggctatgCCGAATTTGGCCAACGTAGAGGGCCTCTTGCAGCCAGAGTAGCGAATGGTCAGATGGGCCCCACTTCATAacggccagaaagcgaaaaacttgagcaagtcTACTTAATTTCttctttaacattgccacatGCTTCGACCATGGAACACCGCAGTCAGTGACAACGCTCAAGTATCTGTAGTGATTCACATATGGAAAGACATTGCCGTTTATAATCGGATACCGACACATAAACACCCGTGTGAGCGCTATCACAGCGCACTTATCTGTGGCCCGTTGCAGTCCTTGGTATTGCAGGCACTAAGAAGCTAAAGAAACAGCTCACTGCAGTTTACTACTAAAACAAAATTGACATTCTTCCGATGATATCACTGGCGTGCAACAAATAAAGGTGATCTTGAGGTCATAGATTTCTGACTTAACataatgtgtgtgtatatatgcagGCATACGCACATATGCGTATAGTTAGCTctgtctctcacacacacacacacacacacacacacacacacacacacacacacacacacacacacacacacacacacacacacacacacacacacacacacacacacacacacacacacacacacacacacacacacacacacacacacacacacacacacatatatatatatatatatatatatatatatatatataatggtttGCTGTGTGTTTTGGGTAGGAAAATTCTGCCCTTGTTCAGCTTGCTAACTGCAGCACATGCGTAAGTTATACCGATTCGTTGTATCTTTTGAAGTTATTTATTCTGAAGCAGGATGTACCGTTAGTCACTTTTAAACACTTGCACCATCTCACTGTACCTATACTGAAGCAGCTTGAAtttcagttatttatttatttacatatttataattttattttattgttgctttgttttgtttctgtaGGGAAGTTCTACTTGCGAAACGGTTTACTTTGTTATCACGCCTAGGATTGCTAGCTAGGCTGCGACTGGCCAGCTACGTACACAAGACATAAGGCTTATGCGGGCTGGAACTTTCCACTGCACATCGTTCATAAATaaattttatattattattattattattattattattattattattattattattattattatt encodes:
- the LOC139057758 gene encoding uncharacterized protein, whose translation is MSRSVGAVFAAMPSRGNRMPASVEQGYHVVLPPLPTGSCVLNTVFLHGDVKARPFRVEDFRDTLAHLKLLPEVVALGAFQMNHVWAVTFESAEATKKMLKYTEVQVKERRCLVVDPHNRDVRVKLHWLLHNVHDEDVHAAFAPYGKVNDVQKEQWRVPGITDKGSSMRTVTLKLKPGVTRDDLPHQLRVAGIMALVVVPGRAPLCLRCNRTGHIRRECRVPRCSVCQRFGHEESQCVRTYANIAGPSRSEEVVNEHLMDEVDAEESASASRPSLAPLSKKDPAINSTKRDVEQVASEAIPTSGKTTSAKDAETSNDASTSKQPSVATSEDDSSVMDTTETSKAAAAAKRTHEESTGEEQNASTQSVGEPPVKTATGRRPTFRPTPTIPPDRKAAATQRT